The genomic region CTGATCTTCATGGCCACGGAACGGGACGTCCGAGAAACCTGTGAAATACTGAAGGGAAAATTCGACCGCCACACGGTGATCCTGCCACTTTTTGCCCGCCTGCCCTGGTCGGAACAGCGTCGCATTTTCCAGCCGGGGAAATTTCTCAAGATTATCGTCGCCACCAATATTGCCGAAACATCGCTTACGATTCCGGGGGTCCGCTACGTTATTGACCCCGGTACCGCCCGCATAGCGCAATACAATCCCCGGATCCGCACCAACAGCCTGCCGGTCCAGGGAATATCACGCAGCAGCGCCGACCAGCGCAAGGGAAGGTGCGGTCGGGTGGCCAAGGGAATCTGCATCCGTCTCTACAGCGAAGAGGAATATAATAATCGCCTCCAATTTACACCGCCGGAAATCATGCGGTCCAACCTGGCCGGTGTAATATTGAAGATGCTTTCCCTGCAGATCGGCGACATCGCGTCATTTCCCTTTATTGATCGTCCGCCCCAGCGAAGCTTCCAGGATGGCTTGGACAGCCTGCGGGAACTGGGGGCCATAGAAAAAACGACCGACGACGGCAGCGCCGTTAAACTGACCGAAAAGGGACGTCTCATGGCCCGGATTCCTCTGGATCCGCGTCTAGCCAGGATGCTGATTGAGGCCAGGAAAGAAGGCTGCCGGGAGGAAACAGCCATTATCGCCGCCGCCTTGAGCCTGCCTGATCCGCGCGAGCGGCCGGCAGAAAAGGAGATTGATGCCGACCGGATGAATGCCGTTTTTAAAGATCCATCGTCCGACTTTATTACGCTGCTCAATATCTGGAAGGGATTCAGGGGCATACAATCCGGCAATAACTCCCGGAACAGGGTCAAAAAATATTGTCATGACCATTTTCTTTCCTACAAAAGGATGGGTGAATGGCAGGACATTCATGCGCAGATCCAGGAGATAATGGGCAAATCAAGAAATATTTCCCCTGGCGCAGGCATTAAAGATTATCAGGCCCTTTACGCCGCCATCCACAAATCCATACTGAGCGGCTACCTGTCCAATATCGCCGTAAAAAAAGAAAAAAATATCTATCAGGCCACGCGTGGCCGGGAAATCATGCTTTTCCCAGGCTCCGGGCTTTTCAAAAAAGGCGGCAACTGGATTGTCGCGGCGGAGATTGTGGAGACATCCCGCGTTTTCGCCCGGATGTGCGCCAACATTGAATGTGACTGGCTCGAAGAGTTGGGCGGCGAGCTCTGCCGGTCCACTTATTCCGAGCCCCGCTGGGAGAAAAATCGCGGCGAAGTCGTGGCTTCCGAACAGGTAACTCTCTTCGGTATGGTCATTGTCGTCAGGCGGCCGGTCTCATTCGGTCCCATCGCGCCCGAGGAAGCAGGCGCCATCTTTATCCGCGAGGCGCTGGTGGCCGGCGAAGTCAAAAATCCCCTGCCCTTCCATCTGCACAATCAAAAAATGGTACAAAACATTGCCGCCCTGGAGGACAAGATACGGAGGACCGATCTGCTCGTACCCGAGGAGGTCATCACCCAATTTTACGAGCAAAGACTGTCCGGAATTTACAACATCAAAACCCTGCAAAAGCTCATCAAAGACCGCGGCAGCGATAATTTTTTGCGGCTGCAGGAAAGTGATCTGCTGGTAAGTTTGCCCGATCCCGACGAACTCGCCCTCTATCCTGATAAACTTGCATTTGGCCAGACAGATTTCCCGCTGGTATATAGTTTTGCCCCCGGCAACAGTCAGGACGGAGTCACCGTGAAGATTCCGCTGCACCTTGTTTCACTTATGGAGCCGGGCAAGGCAGACTGGCTGATTCCAGGCTTGCTGCGGGACAAGGTCAATTTTCTCCTCAAGGGCTTACCGAAGGAATATCGGAAAAAACTGCTGCCCTTGAACAGCGCCTGTGATTTTATCATCAAGGAGATGAAAGACCGACAGGGACATTTTATTTCCTTTTTGACGAGATTAATTTATCAACGCTACAACGTAGAAATACCTGCCTCCGCCTGGCCGATGGAGGGTCTTCCCGAGCATCTGCGGATGCGTTTTGCCATCCTTGACGAGAAGAACAACGAGGTGGCCGCCAGCCGGGACATTTCGGTGCTGCAGGATGAAACCATCCGGCAGATAAAATCCCGGGCCTTTGAAGATTGCCGGATGTTATGGGAAAGGGCCGGCATCAGGGACTGGGATTTTGGCAAACTGCCGGTCCAGGTCGAACTTAAAGATGACCACAGTCTGGCCGGTTGGGCTTACCCGGCCTTGGCGCCTGCTGATGGGGCGGTGCAAATCAGGCTTTTTCAGCACCAGGATGAAGCTGAGTGTTGCCATAGAGAAGGCGTGATCGCCCTCTTCGCTCTGCGCTGCCATGATAAGCTGAAATACCTTAAAAAGAGCATTTCTTTAAATGAAGAGGCCAAGCTCTGGACGAAGTATTTGGGGGGAGCGAAGGTGATTGAGGCAGCTCTTTACAGGCGGACGCTGAAAAACCTTTTCGACCTCAATATCAGGACCGAGGCAGCCTTCCTCGCTCACGCCGATAAGGTTCAGGCCCAAATACTGACGGAAGGACAAGAAGTTTTGAAAGCGGCCTTGCCCATCTTAAAGACCTGTCATGAGACCACTGAAGGCCTCCGGTCAATAGCTTATGATAATCGAGCCAACCGGGCGGCCCAGGAATTTCTCGGCTATTTGCGAGATACCATGGCCCACATTGCCCCACCAGACTTCATGGAGCATTATTCTTCTGAAAGATTATTGCAGGCGCCCAGATTTCTTCGCGCCCTTACCATCGCAGCGCAAAGGGGAATTTTGCATCTCGAGAAGGCCATGGGGAAGGTAAAGGAAATGCAGTTGCTTGTCGAGGAGATGCAGAATATGATAGACTCAACTGCGGCGTCAGCATCGGCTGAAAAAATTAAAGTAATGGATGAATATTATTGGATGATCGAAGAATACCGGGTTTCTCTCTTTGCGCAGGAATTGAAGACCCTCTTCCCTATCTCCAGGAAAAAACTCGCGCAAAAAATGCACGAAATTAAAATGATGGTTTTCTAAGGAGAACAAATTGCGGCTGACCCTCGTTAGACACGGTGAAACACTCTGGAATCAGGCGAAAAAGATCCAGGGCATTGCGGACATTGAGCTGAGCAATCTGGGCCTCGAGCAGGCTGAGAAACTCGCCCTTTCCTTGCAGAACGAAAATTTTGACAGGATAATCAGCAGTCCCTTGAAGCGGGCCTACGCTACGGCCCAGGCCATCGCCGTGCATCACGCACTGCCCATTACCGTGGAAAATGATTTGCACGAACTGAATGCCGGAGAACTTGAAGGCCTGACTTTTCCTGAACTCCAGCTCCGCTATGGCGAATTTCTGAGCAAGTGGCTGGGCGACCATTCCTCCGTGACCATGCCGCAAGGCGAGTCGTTGCAGGATGTGCAGGATCGCGTATGGCCGGTCATCCAGAGGATCACAAAAACGTCTGAAAATGCCCTCGTCGTCTCCCACAGTTTTGTAATTATAACCATCCTCTGCAAAGCCCGGAATCTGAGCCTTTCTCATGCGAAAGAAATGCGCGTGGGCGTAGCCTCCAAGACCTGTCTGGAGGTTGAAAACGGCACGATGGATGTGGTGTCATTCAACGATACTGATCATTTGCGCCATAGTTGATGCCAAGGCAATCTGATATGACCGAACATTGGCAGGATGACATCAAAAACGCACCGCGGGCGCCCGGCGTCTATATAATGAAAGACGGCGACGGCAAGGTCATCTACGTGGGTAAGGCCAATGACCTCGGAATCCGCACCCGCGCCTATCTTAATCTCACGGACAAGCGTTCCATGCTCCCCTTTCTGACTTCCAGGATCAGGTCCGTGGAATTTATCGTCACGGAGACGGAAAAAGAAGCGTTAATCCTCGAAAACAACTTAATCAAGCAGCACCGTCCGCGCTATAATATATTTTTCCGCGATGACAAGACCTATTTCAGCATCCGGATCGAGCTGCAAAAACAGCCCTTCCCGCGGCTGCAGTTAGTAAGACAGGTAAAAAAAGACGGGGCGCGGTATTTTGGCCCCTACCCTTCCAGCAGTGCGGCCAAGGAAACACTCCATTTTCTGCAATCCATCTTCTCACTGCGCACGTGCCAGGACCGGGTATTTACCAACCACCATCGCCGACCCTGCCTTGAATACCAGATCAAGCGCTGTCTCGCCCCCTGCGCCGGCCTCGTGGATGGCGACACTTATGGTCGCCTGGTCAGGGATAGTATCGTTTTTCTGGAAGGCCGGGGCAAAGGATTGCTTGCTGATCTTGCTGCACGGATGAAAACTGCCGCCGCCGAGCTGAACTTTGAGGAAGCGTGCCTGCTCAGAGACCGGATCGCCGCGATCGAAACGACGCTGGAAAAGCAGCGGATCGTATCTGCCCAGTTCAAGGATCAGGATGTCTTCGGACTTTACCGCAAGGGGGACCAGACCCAGATCCTGGTTTTTCAGATCAGAAACGGAAAGCTGCTCGGAAAGAATGCATTTCCTCTCATCGGACTCAGGACGGAATCGGCTGAAATATTGTCGGCGCTGATAATCCAGTATTATGATGGCAACAGCGATATACCAGCCGAAATTATCATCCCCTGCCCTCTTGAAGACGGCGCGGTGATCGCCGAATGGCTCACCGACAAAAGAGGCAAGAAGGCCTCTCTGCGTACGCCTAGACAGGGCCCGGCCAGGGATCTTTTAATGATGGCCGCCGACAATGCGCAAAGCATGTTCGAGGCGGGACAGCAAGGTCGGGATAATGCTGAGGCCGCTCTGCTGCAACTGACTCGGACGCTGGGGCTTAAAAACACGCCCCGGCACATGGAAGGCGTGGATATTTCCAATGTCTCCGGGAAATACGCCGTCGGTTCGCTCGTAACCTTCGAGGACGGCAGGCCCTGGAAAGAAGGCTACCGCCGCTATCGCATCCGCACCATAGCGGAAATGGACGACTATGGCATGATGCGCGAAATCCTGCACAGACGCTATGCCAAAAGAGAAAATTTGCCCGATCTCCTGATGGTGGATGGCGGCAAGGGTCAACTCAATGTCGCCACTACCCTCTGCCATGATCTGGGTATTGACAGCGTTGATATCATCAGCCTGGCCAAGGAAAAATCTACTACTTCGCCGGTATCACTCACCAAGTTGGAAGACCGGGTTTACCTGCCCCGCCGCAAAGATCCTGTTTACATTGCCCGATATCCACAGGCCTGCTTTCTGCTTCAGCAACTGCGGGACGAGGCCCATCGCTTTGCCCTGGCCTATCACCATAAGTTGAAAGAGCGGCAGGATTTTCATTCTCTTTTGGACGAAATCCCGGGGATAGGCAAGGCCAGGAAAAAGGAATTACTTTCCCATTTCGGCGATATCGAAAAAGTTACCGCCGCTGCCACAGAAGACTTGCAAAAGGTCAAGGGAATCAGTAAGGGGCTCGCAGATATTGTGCATGCTTTTCTAAATAACAAGGGCCAATTGCAAAACTCGTCACACCGGTGCTCTGTTTAGTCCTCGCTTGACGGGGAAAAACCGGTGTCCAGCGCTCTTGTAACGCAATGAAATTCTGGATTCCGGCTTCCGCCGGAATGACCTGCGGGGCATTTATGCGACTTTTGCAATTGCCTCGCCAGATATAAATAGTAGGATTTAATGGTTTACTATACTCTGGTTAAATTATCTATCGGCGAGGTAGGGCTGGTATGGCGACTTTCTGCCGATTCGCCCCAGCTTGTCAGAGTCATCCTTCCCGAGGATCGCCTGTCCACCCTTACCCTGCTGCGGCAATCCTACCCGGAGGCGCGATCAGGTTCGCATCCTGTGATCGTCAGTATCGGCCGTCAATTGGAAGAGTATGATCAGGGGATGGAGATTAACTTTTCTGTCCCGGAAGCGGGACCACAACGCTGGAGCGACTTCTACCGGCAGGTATGGACAGCGACCAGCCATATTCCGCGTGGGAAAGTAAGCACCTATGGTCAGGTGGCGAGTAATATCTCTCATCCCCGTGCTGCCCGGGCGGTGGGAACGGCGCTGGGGGCAAATCCCTTTCCCCTGCTGATCCCCTGCCACCGGGTTATATTAGCGAGCGGTGAGTTGGGTAATTATTCCGCCGGAGGTCCAGCAGCCAAGCGACGGCTGCTCGCCAGGGAGGGCGTGTTTTTTGACAGCCGGGGCCGGGTAATAAAACCGGTTCACCCGGTTGCTTCGTAATCTATGAATTAATAAACACTTCAGCTTTCAGTAAACTTGGTAATTTCAGCTTTTCCCAATACCCCCCTTACCATCATGTTCTTCATCCTTATATCGTTCCTGTATTTGTCGCAGTACAGGGAGGCATAAAAAGAAATGATCAATCAGTTCCGGATCAAAACTTGATCCCTTGCCGGCATCCATTTCCCGCAGCACCTCCTCCTCCGGCCATGGCTGCTTGTAACTCCGTTTTGAAGATAGTGCATCAAATACATCGGCAATAGCCGTTATCCTTCCATAGAGGGGAACATCGGCGCCAGCATTTATCCTAACGTTTCCGGACATTCCATTACTCTCTGATACCTTTTTCGGGCTCACATAACCAGGATATCCTTTCCCATCCCAGCGCTCATGGTGATACAGGGCAACTTCACCTGCCGTCTCATCAAACTCGGAACTCTTATCAGCAAATAAATTGGCACCTAAAATGGTATGCTGCTTCATTATTGCATATTCATCTTCGGTAAGACGGCTCGGTTTTTTTAATATGGTGTCGGAAATAGCCACTTTTCCAACATCATGAAGCATCGCGGCCATCCTCAAGGTATCTCTATTGGTATGGATTTGCTCCGTGGGCACCCCGTTTTTTTTCGCCCATGACTCATAGATCTCAACGGCAAAACCTCCAACCCGATTTACGTGGGGACCGGTTTCTGAAGGGTCGCGCATTTCGGCCATCTTGATTGTTCTCAAAATCATCTGTCGTGTCATCTGCGCACGCTCAAGCGCAATTGCAGCCATTCCGGCAAATATATCCATGGTTCTTTCTGTTTCTCCGTAAAAACAAGTATTTTGCTCCCCCCCTCGCTTGGCGTTTATAACCTGTAGGACACCCACTATATTACCTCGGATAGTTTTGAGAGGAATGCTCAACATGCAACTGGTCCAATAACCGGAAGCCTCGTCAAAAGCGCGATTGAAATGAAAGGGAAGTGTCGGATCCATTCGCTCTGTATCTTCAATATTCAATGACTGACCGGTCAAGGCCACATAGCCGGCAATACTTTCTTTGTTGACAGGGATTTCAAAATTTTTATAGATCAGCTTTTCGCCTTCCGGCAGGCGTTTCTGGAGCGTCTCATTCTGAGTGTAGCTGAATTTAAGATTATTGCCCTCTTTTAGATAAATTGATCCGGCGTCTGCACCGGCAAAGGTCCTTGCCATTGTAAGGATATGCTCCATCAGAATATCTATGTCTTTGACCTGGTTAAGCTCCTTGCTTAAATTTACTATGGCATCTATCTTTGTCTGCTCTGAATCCATGACATCTCTCCTGTTTAATACGCCAGAATATCCTTAGGTTTTAGTATATGGAGTCTTTCAATGATAGTCAAGTTTGCCGGTAAAAATCAGCCACACGGTTCACGAGGTAAGTTTGCTACCTATTATTCCATTGACATATAAAACTCTTGTTCTTATAGTTTACCAATAAGGTAAAAGTTTTATTTAATCACCGGAGAAGAAATTGATGTTCGATATCGCTACCGATATCTTTCGCGCAGTGATTACTGGCGCCATCTTTTTCTACCTCAGCTTTATGCGAGGGAAGGCCGCACCCCGACTGCGTAAGATGTGGATATTCTTCATCATCGGCTTTGGCTTTCTCCTCTTCGGAGGTATTCTCAACGTCATAGGCAATTTCCCTAATCTGAGTAAATATCTGATGGTTGGTCGGTTGCACCCTGCTGATTTTCTGGAGGAGGTCGTGGGATATGTCATGGGGTTCGTATTCCTGGGGATCGGTTTCTGGCAGTGGATACCCGCCATTATCGTTTTGCACAGGGAAGAAGATAGACTTAAGAAATCCCAGGAGCAACTAAAGCGCAAGGTCACAGAACTGACGGAAGAATGCAGCAGACTTGAGGCACAGCTTCAGTGTCAGATCGCTGCCGGGCGTACCGTTAACTCGCAACAGGAGAAATAATAGCCGTACCGGCAGCAGAGAAAATTTAAGGGAAACTGTATTGATGTGTCGTCTTTTCAGATATGTTCATCAGTATAGTTACAATATACAGGGACCTGTTTCTTTGCCAACAGGCGAATTCCGGATTTATCAAGATGATCAAAATGTCCGTAACGACAATGTGTAATGAGACCGGATGTTATTTGGCTTAACATGGATTCTGAGTCCGAAGGTAAATCAACAATAGGATTAAGCTGAGGTCTCTTGCGGAAAAGTGTATATGGCGGCAAACTGCCTTTTGGATTCAGGCAGGGATCTACTATAATTCTGTGCTCATTGTAATGAATAATCATGCACGCATTTCGAACATACTGTATCTTCATAAATCAATCTCCTGAGTCATTACTAATTTCATTGAATTGATAAGACATTGCTTTTCGATGGCAGGAGTACCGTAGAACGCCTCCTCAGCATCAGGCTGAGGCAGAAGCCCGCCAGAGCCGTCAGGGAGATCATTTCTATGGCTAAGTTGAAGGCGCCGGTACGAGCGATCGCTACATTACCCATGAAGACACCCACTGCGCCGCCGAAGGTGCCAATCCCCCCGAGCCATCCCAGCATACGCCCCACCATGGTCACGGGATAGGTGCTTACACAAAAGGCGATGGTAGATGACCCCATGAACGGAATACCCCATCCGGCAAGAAGAAGTGACAGGACAAGGAAAGTAGGACTCTGGAACACTGCGGGCAATAGAATCAAATAGGAGAAGACCGATGTAACCAGGAATCCAATGGCCATGACTATGCGAAAGTTCCCCTTGAAAACCCGATCAAGGACAACGCCCCCGGCAAGAACGGCAAATATGCCGACCACGGTCAGGGCAAGGGAGAGCTTTCCGGATACAACGGCCGTGAGGCCGATTCCCATCGGCGGGGTAGCGGAGAGGTAGGCCGGAACGAGGGCGTAAAGTGCATGAAATCCCCAGGCATTGAAAAAGAAAATAAGTGCACCCGCCCATGTTACCGGCATCAGAAGCGCTTTCCGCACAGTGAGAGACTCTTGCACAGTGGAAGGGAGGGATAACCCCTTTCCTGCAGATAGAACAGGTGGTTCGCGGCGGATCAGAGAGACCAGCACAATGCCGACCCATCCGAGAATTGACAATAGGGCAATGGCGCCCTGCCAGTCCCCCATGATCTTCGCGAAACCCGGTGCGCCCAACAACCCTACCGCGGCCCCAAGAGACAAGGAGCCCATCATGAGCCCGCTTGCTAAACCCTGTTCTTTTGCGGGAAACCAGAAACTCGTGATGGGCCCCACAGCCACGAGGACAAAAGCCGGGGCTATGCCTTGGAGTAGTCGCACAGCCAACAACGCATAGAAACTGCGCCCAATCAAAGGCACCAGCATGGCAGGCACGACGGAAAGGAAAAGTCCAAAAAGCAAGGCCGGTTTTGTGCCGTATTTGTCACAAAAAAACCCCGACACCAGAAGAGCCAAAGCCGTGACGATATAGGTTACTGAGATGAGATTCATCGCAAGGCTCATGCCTATATTCAGATCAGCCGCTATCTGCCCCAGCAAAGGCGCATACGCGACGACGTTCATATAGCAGGACATTATGGCAACGCTGGCAGCGGTCAGCACAAACCACCGATAACGCGGGCATGCCCCCGATTTTTCCATTATCATTCCTCCGACGTCAAACAGACATGATATGCACGGTACAGGCCCGGGTATCCCCTTCCTTGTTTCCGCCCATGATCTGGGCAAGGCCAACCCGGGCGTCCCTCACCTGTCTCTGCCCGGCCTCTCCGCGCAATTGCCATACGATTTCCACTACCTGTGCCACCCCGGATGCGCCAATCGGATGGCCCCTGGATAGCAACCCACCACTAGGGTTAACCGGTATTCTCCCACCCAATTCTGTTGCCCCTTCATCGATAAGTCGGCCACCCTCGCCGATCGGGCACAGACCCAATCCTTCATAGTGGATTATTTCACAGATGGTAAAGGCATCATGGACCTCAACAACATCAATGTCTTCGGGACCAAATGATGCCATCCGGTATGCCTCATCCGCTGCCCTTTTTTCTACTTCCCATGTAGTAATGTCCCGCATGTTTTCATACATTCCTGTTGTCAACACCGAGGCCGCCACTTTCACCGCTTTGCCGTTAGCCTGTCGAACCTTTTCTTCACTGCACAATATCAGGGCTGCCGCACCGTCGCTATTAGGACAACAGGAATAGAGGGTCAGGGGACTTGCAATCATAGGTGAGTTGAGAACATCTTCTACAGTAAACAACTTCTGGAACTGAGCGTGAGGGTTAAGCGTCCCGTTGAAGTGGTTCTTCACCGAAACCTTAGCTATCTGCTCTCTTGTCGTTCCATAGAGCTCCATATGTTTTTGGGCAACGAGCGCAAAGTATCCGGGAAAAACCTCTCCCAATTTAACTTCCAATTCTCCAGCACCTACATTAAGCACAGTACCCTTAGGCATGACCGCCTTCTCAACACCGACGACAATCACCATATCATAAAATCCTCCGGTGACCGCCTGCCAAGCCTGATGAAGTGCGGTGGATCCGGTGGCACACGCATTTTCTACGTTGATTACGGGAATACCATTTATTCCCACTTCCCAGAAGACGTTTTGACCCACCCCGGTTTCACCTTGTAATACGGAACCTAATGCGTTTCCGCAGTAACCAGCTTTAATCTCCTTAGGGTTTATATCCGCATCGTGAATCGCCATCATGCAGGCCTCGCCCCCAAGATCACGCAAAGTCCTGTCAGGATGCTTTCCGAATACAGTCATACCTGCCCCGATAATATATACATCCCTCATAATAGCCGCCTAACCAAGTACGCGTTTAAACATATAGCCGATAACTTTCTTTCCCGCGTCGTTTTTGCCCACAGGTCCCAATACCAGTTCAACTTCGCTGCCCGGAAGAAACGATGAGGGATCATCACCAGTAAAAAGAGCAAAAACACGTACCTTGTTTTCCGGTATATCAACATATCCAAAGGCATACGGCGCATTTATGCCAACTGATGAGTCAATGTAAACCATTGTGGAGGCGTAAATAACACCTCGTTTTCCAAGGGTTATGTTCTCAAAATCTTGTCTTACACAATAGGGACAAATGGTTCTTTTGGGGAAAAAGCTCGTACTGCAATGCCGGCAGCGATTGGCAAGAAGTGCGGGGGCCTCTCCATCAGCGAGTGGATAATTAAACAACCCCGATTGAACGAAAATCCATTCCTGACCGATTTCTTGTTCTACTTCTGCAAGTGAGGTCGGCATATCCGCATCATCTTTCATAATCTCAAACCCGCCTTGCCCTTCCTGCCCAATACGGCTCTCTCAGTACATTCTTGGTCACCTTTCCATTTGCGTTCTTGGGAAGATCATCTATAAATTCGACGCGCTTTGGCTTCTTGTAACTCGAGAGTATAGATGCACAAAAATCTATTATCTCCTGCTGGTCCAGCTTGTGCCCTCTTTTCGGAACAACAACGGCGCAGACTGACTCGCCATAAACTTCATCGGGTATACCGAATACCGCCGCTTCCAACACCCCGGGGTGGCTGCAGATGACATCCTCGATCTCTTTGGGATAAATATTTTCTGCCCCGCTGATAATCATGTCTCTCAAACGATCCACTATTGTAAAGTACCCGTCACCATCATTTCTTGCGATGTCGCCAGTGAATATCCAGCCATCCCGGAGCGCCGCCCTGTTGGCTTCATCCATCCTGAAATAGCCGATCATACCCAGTGGTTTCTGGCGAGAAATAATCTCGCCCACTCCGCCCAAGGGCACATCGTTTCCGTCTTCATCCACAATCCGGAGATCAGCAGTTACCATCTCTCTCCCGGTGCATTGGGATAGGCTCTCGTGATCTTCGGGCCGCAACACCGATACCATGCCAGTCTCAACCTGGCCGTACCACTGATAGAAAGATACCTTGAATATCTTCATCGAGGCGTCGAGCGTAGTCGGGCTTATGGCTGATGAGCCGTAGTAAATCTTGTTCAGGCTGGAGAGATCGTAGCTTGCTATCCCAGGGTAATTTATCAGCATGGTGAGTTGAGTAGGCACCCACATGGTCATGGTAACCCTGTAACGTGCCACCGCATCCAGAACTTTTTCCGGATCAAACCCCTTGCTCATGATCACTGCAGTACCGCCCATCATAAGCGTAGGTCCCATGGTAGCATTGAGTCCCCCGTTATGAAACAAGGGAATGCAAATCAACGCCACATCATCGCTTTGCAGGTCACCTTCCAGGGCCATACCGATGTAGTTCTGAATATAGGCCGCATGGGAAAAAAGGGTCCCCTTGGGGAACCCAGTTGTTCCGCTTGTATACATGATAAAACTTGCCGAAGCCGGATCTACTGCAACACCAGGTTCATCCGTTGACTGTCCGTCCATAAGAGATGTAAGGGTTGTTTCC from Deltaproteobacteria bacterium harbors:
- a CDS encoding histidine phosphatase family protein codes for the protein MRLTLVRHGETLWNQAKKIQGIADIELSNLGLEQAEKLALSLQNENFDRIISSPLKRAYATAQAIAVHHALPITVENDLHELNAGELEGLTFPELQLRYGEFLSKWLGDHSSVTMPQGESLQDVQDRVWPVIQRITKTSENALVVSHSFVIITILCKARNLSLSHAKEMRVGVASKTCLEVENGTMDVVSFNDTDHLRHS
- a CDS encoding HD domain-containing protein, producing MDSEQTKIDAIVNLSKELNQVKDIDILMEHILTMARTFAGADAGSIYLKEGNNLKFSYTQNETLQKRLPEGEKLIYKNFEIPVNKESIAGYVALTGQSLNIEDTERMDPTLPFHFNRAFDEASGYWTSCMLSIPLKTIRGNIVGVLQVINAKRGGEQNTCFYGETERTMDIFAGMAAIALERAQMTRQMILRTIKMAEMRDPSETGPHVNRVGGFAVEIYESWAKKNGVPTEQIHTNRDTLRMAAMLHDVGKVAISDTILKKPSRLTEDEYAIMKQHTILGANLFADKSSEFDETAGEVALYHHERWDGKGYPGYVSPKKVSESNGMSGNVRINAGADVPLYGRITAIADVFDALSSKRSYKQPWPEEEVLREMDAGKGSSFDPELIDHFFLCLPVLRQIQERYKDEEHDGKGGIGKS
- the hrpA gene encoding ATP-dependent RNA helicase HrpA; this translates as MINLPEKAPAVTAGSNNTGGRQTLPKKITYPPHLPIVSKKHAIITAIRKHQVVIITGETGSGKTTQIPKMCLEAGRGKHGLIGCTQPRRVAAIATANRIAEEMGEALGLSVGYKIRFDDKSGSRRGIKIMTDGILLMETQADPRLNAYDTIIVDEAHERSLNIDFILGILKTLLRKRKNLKVIITSATIDSEKFSRFFGDAPVIEVSGRTYPVDVHYFPLDQDSEGNAELSDPEAAVRAVEKLQDERLDGDILIFMATERDVRETCEILKGKFDRHTVILPLFARLPWSEQRRIFQPGKFLKIIVATNIAETSLTIPGVRYVIDPGTARIAQYNPRIRTNSLPVQGISRSSADQRKGRCGRVAKGICIRLYSEEEYNNRLQFTPPEIMRSNLAGVILKMLSLQIGDIASFPFIDRPPQRSFQDGLDSLRELGAIEKTTDDGSAVKLTEKGRLMARIPLDPRLARMLIEARKEGCREETAIIAAALSLPDPRERPAEKEIDADRMNAVFKDPSSDFITLLNIWKGFRGIQSGNNSRNRVKKYCHDHFLSYKRMGEWQDIHAQIQEIMGKSRNISPGAGIKDYQALYAAIHKSILSGYLSNIAVKKEKNIYQATRGREIMLFPGSGLFKKGGNWIVAAEIVETSRVFARMCANIECDWLEELGGELCRSTYSEPRWEKNRGEVVASEQVTLFGMVIVVRRPVSFGPIAPEEAGAIFIREALVAGEVKNPLPFHLHNQKMVQNIAALEDKIRRTDLLVPEEVITQFYEQRLSGIYNIKTLQKLIKDRGSDNFLRLQESDLLVSLPDPDELALYPDKLAFGQTDFPLVYSFAPGNSQDGVTVKIPLHLVSLMEPGKADWLIPGLLRDKVNFLLKGLPKEYRKKLLPLNSACDFIIKEMKDRQGHFISFLTRLIYQRYNVEIPASAWPMEGLPEHLRMRFAILDEKNNEVAASRDISVLQDETIRQIKSRAFEDCRMLWERAGIRDWDFGKLPVQVELKDDHSLAGWAYPALAPADGAVQIRLFQHQDEAECCHREGVIALFALRCHDKLKYLKKSISLNEEAKLWTKYLGGAKVIEAALYRRTLKNLFDLNIRTEAAFLAHADKVQAQILTEGQEVLKAALPILKTCHETTEGLRSIAYDNRANRAAQEFLGYLRDTMAHIAPPDFMEHYSSERLLQAPRFLRALTIAAQRGILHLEKAMGKVKEMQLLVEEMQNMIDSTAASASAEKIKVMDEYYWMIEEYRVSLFAQELKTLFPISRKKLAQKMHEIKMMVF
- a CDS encoding MGMT family protein, encoding MEINFSVPEAGPQRWSDFYRQVWTATSHIPRGKVSTYGQVASNISHPRAARAVGTALGANPFPLLIPCHRVILASGELGNYSAGGPAAKRRLLAREGVFFDSRGRVIKPVHPVAS
- a CDS encoding MFS transporter; protein product: MEKSGACPRYRWFVLTAASVAIMSCYMNVVAYAPLLGQIAADLNIGMSLAMNLISVTYIVTALALLVSGFFCDKYGTKPALLFGLFLSVVPAMLVPLIGRSFYALLAVRLLQGIAPAFVLVAVGPITSFWFPAKEQGLASGLMMGSLSLGAAVGLLGAPGFAKIMGDWQGAIALLSILGWVGIVLVSLIRREPPVLSAGKGLSLPSTVQESLTVRKALLMPVTWAGALIFFFNAWGFHALYALVPAYLSATPPMGIGLTAVVSGKLSLALTVVGIFAVLAGGVVLDRVFKGNFRIVMAIGFLVTSVFSYLILLPAVFQSPTFLVLSLLLAGWGIPFMGSSTIAFCVSTYPVTMVGRMLGWLGGIGTFGGAVGVFMGNVAIARTGAFNLAIEMISLTALAGFCLSLMLRRRSTVLLPSKSNVLSIQ
- the uvrC gene encoding excinuclease ABC subunit UvrC is translated as MTEHWQDDIKNAPRAPGVYIMKDGDGKVIYVGKANDLGIRTRAYLNLTDKRSMLPFLTSRIRSVEFIVTETEKEALILENNLIKQHRPRYNIFFRDDKTYFSIRIELQKQPFPRLQLVRQVKKDGARYFGPYPSSSAAKETLHFLQSIFSLRTCQDRVFTNHHRRPCLEYQIKRCLAPCAGLVDGDTYGRLVRDSIVFLEGRGKGLLADLAARMKTAAAELNFEEACLLRDRIAAIETTLEKQRIVSAQFKDQDVFGLYRKGDQTQILVFQIRNGKLLGKNAFPLIGLRTESAEILSALIIQYYDGNSDIPAEIIIPCPLEDGAVIAEWLTDKRGKKASLRTPRQGPARDLLMMAADNAQSMFEAGQQGRDNAEAALLQLTRTLGLKNTPRHMEGVDISNVSGKYAVGSLVTFEDGRPWKEGYRRYRIRTIAEMDDYGMMREILHRRYAKRENLPDLLMVDGGKGQLNVATTLCHDLGIDSVDIISLAKEKSTTSPVSLTKLEDRVYLPRRKDPVYIARYPQACFLLQQLRDEAHRFALAYHHKLKERQDFHSLLDEIPGIGKARKKELLSHFGDIEKVTAAATEDLQKVKGISKGLADIVHAFLNNKGQLQNSSHRCSV